One window of the Tachypleus tridentatus isolate NWPU-2018 chromosome 10, ASM421037v1, whole genome shotgun sequence genome contains the following:
- the LOC143230837 gene encoding uncharacterized protein LOC143230837 isoform X2, which produces MASRSCKYSSDAFCCVCGQFIKTRAKKYSVIASANTCEAYKAYFDMPVRDQDKPWAPRFTYENCKKTLEGWYRGEKRAM; this is translated from the exons atggcatcaagaagctgcaagtattcttcagacgcattctgctgtgtatgtggccaattcatcaagacaagagcgaaaaagtactctgtgatagCATCTGCTAATacgtgtgaagcctacaaggcatatttcgacatgcctgtcagggatcaagacaaaccctgggcacctcgttttacctacgagaactgcaaaaaaactctagaag gatggtacagaggggaaaagagagccatgtaG
- the LOC143230837 gene encoding uncharacterized protein LOC143230837 isoform X1 → MVDPFKRWVGKNASAVMYLDLPLSIAPVLRCLELTVPTPPEGKQPSSGESSKSEEEVDVEDTDYNFRCAAGERNPYYPNQRDLNDLIRDLGLTKSNAETIFGD, encoded by the coding sequence atggtggaccctttcaAACGTTGggttggcaagaatgcatctgctgtCATGTATCTGGATCTTCCATTATCCATCGCTCCAGTGCTACGCTGCCTTGAGCTCACTGTACCCACTCccccagagggaaagcagccatcctcaggagagagcagcaaatcagaagaggaggtagacgttgaagatacagattacaatttcagatgtgcagctggtgagagaaacccatactaccccaaccaaagagacctcaatgacttgatcagagatcttggtttaacaaagtcgaatgccgagactatatttggggattga